In Persicimonas caeni, a single window of DNA contains:
- a CDS encoding EI24 domain-containing protein: MHELLEDLKQARRGSTIRQVTRGLTLPFRAARFLKENKKLVPFVIVPALINAVLFAISAYLLLTNAGDIVDWLWEKPVVDGLLSYLLIVLWYFVYVLCLLAAVVLSYVVVLVAGGIVASPFHDFLSEHTERILRGVDDVSGPDESIVGDLLRSIGSSAFIGLMYASLMLPILLLNFIPGIGNVTSTVLSACVSAFFVALEYTDPTLQRHGVKLRDKFGLIWDNLPLTGSFGLGTSLLLWVPLMNFICMPIAVIGGTALGIALEED; this comes from the coding sequence ATGCACGAGTTACTCGAAGATTTGAAGCAGGCCCGGCGCGGATCGACGATTCGTCAGGTCACTCGCGGGCTTACGCTGCCCTTTCGGGCGGCGCGTTTTCTCAAAGAGAACAAAAAGCTGGTGCCGTTCGTGATCGTGCCGGCGCTCATCAACGCGGTGCTGTTCGCGATCAGCGCCTATTTGCTGCTGACCAACGCCGGCGACATCGTCGACTGGCTGTGGGAGAAGCCGGTAGTCGACGGGCTATTGAGCTACCTGCTCATCGTGCTGTGGTATTTCGTCTACGTGCTGTGCCTTCTGGCGGCGGTGGTGCTCTCGTATGTCGTCGTGCTGGTGGCCGGCGGCATCGTGGCGAGCCCGTTCCACGACTTCTTGTCCGAGCACACCGAGCGCATCCTGCGCGGGGTCGACGACGTCTCCGGCCCCGACGAGTCGATCGTGGGCGACCTGCTTCGGTCCATCGGCTCGAGCGCGTTCATCGGGCTTATGTACGCCTCGCTGATGCTCCCCATCTTGCTGCTCAACTTCATCCCCGGCATCGGAAACGTCACCTCCACGGTGCTGAGCGCGTGCGTGAGCGCCTTTTTCGTCGCCCTCGAGTACACCGACCCGACCCTGCAGCGCCACGGGGTGAAGCTTCGCGACAAGTTCGGCCTCATCTGGGATAACCTGCCGCTGACCGGCTCGTTCGGCCTGGGGACCAGCTTGTTGTTGTGGGTGCCGCTGATGAACTTCATCTGCATGCCGATCGCGGTGATTGGGGGCACGGCGTTGGGTATTGCGCTGGAAGAAGATTAG